A DNA window from Bacillus carboniphilus contains the following coding sequences:
- a CDS encoding sigma 54-interacting transcriptional regulator has translation MQKVMIVGAGKGGTALLKILSEAEMFSVAAVVDINPKAPGIQFAKKLGVPIYSHWKEILSDEIDIIVDVTGSEDIFRELRDNRGKKTVLIPGSVALIITSLLDEKKALIQELKDETHRRDLIFNSTNDGMIVVDDHSTIILWNDSAEKIVGVKKEDVLGLHIQKVIPDSRLPQVLSSRRIEANRELVLKNGLKIITTRIPMIDSQGKLLGAFAVFKNITEIVNLAEEITNLKEIQTMLEAIIQSSDEAITVVDEQGKGILINPAYERLTGLKKEEVIGKPATADISEGESMHMKVLKTRRAVRGTKMKVGPAKKEVIVNVAPVIVDGKLKGSVGVIHDMSEIQSLTNELNRARQIIRSLEAKYTFDDIIGSSEEMKLAVEQARLAARTPVTILLRGESGTGKELFAHAIHNDSDRKYNKFIRVNCAAISESLLESELFGYEEGAFSGAKRGGKRGLFEEADNGSIFLDEIGELSLNTQAKLLRVLQENEIVRVGGTKPISINVRVIAATNINLEKGIADGSFREDLYYRLNRMPIHIPPLRKRKQDIKMLSERLLHKINQDYGRNIEGLNEGALKKLMEYGWPGNVRELENELGRAVIFMDFHEKILKSSHLQFLGNKGEKNEDSNSNMKNTQADQEELAHLMDEYEKDVIEQRLKQLKGNKTACAKSLGISVRSLYYKLEKWNIE, from the coding sequence TTGCAGAAAGTTATGATTGTAGGTGCAGGTAAAGGGGGTACAGCCCTCCTAAAAATCTTAAGCGAAGCAGAAATGTTTTCTGTTGCTGCTGTAGTGGACATTAACCCAAAAGCACCTGGTATACAATTTGCGAAGAAACTAGGAGTCCCCATATATTCTCACTGGAAGGAAATTCTTTCAGATGAAATTGATATAATTGTTGACGTTACGGGAAGTGAAGATATTTTCCGGGAGCTAAGAGATAACAGAGGGAAAAAGACGGTTTTAATTCCTGGAAGTGTTGCTCTTATCATTACTAGTTTATTGGATGAGAAAAAAGCTCTCATACAAGAATTAAAGGATGAAACTCACCGAAGAGACTTAATCTTTAATTCAACCAATGATGGAATGATTGTAGTGGATGATCATTCTACTATCATCCTTTGGAATGATAGTGCTGAAAAAATTGTAGGTGTCAAAAAAGAAGATGTGTTAGGCTTACATATTCAAAAAGTAATTCCAGATAGCAGATTACCTCAGGTGCTTTCAAGTAGACGAATTGAGGCGAATCGGGAATTAGTTTTAAAAAATGGTTTAAAAATTATTACCACCCGAATTCCAATGATAGATTCACAAGGGAAATTACTTGGTGCCTTTGCAGTTTTTAAAAACATAACGGAAATTGTAAACCTTGCTGAAGAAATTACCAACTTAAAAGAAATCCAAACCATGTTAGAGGCCATTATTCAATCTAGTGATGAGGCCATAACGGTCGTAGACGAGCAAGGAAAAGGAATCCTCATTAACCCTGCTTATGAACGGTTAACAGGGCTTAAAAAGGAAGAGGTCATAGGTAAACCAGCGACAGCTGACATTTCTGAAGGTGAAAGCATGCATATGAAGGTGCTAAAAACACGTAGAGCTGTTCGTGGTACCAAAATGAAAGTAGGGCCAGCGAAAAAGGAAGTCATCGTAAACGTTGCTCCTGTAATTGTTGATGGGAAGCTGAAGGGAAGCGTCGGTGTCATACATGATATGTCAGAAATTCAGTCCCTAACCAATGAACTCAATCGAGCTAGACAAATTATTCGATCACTTGAAGCAAAATATACGTTTGATGACATTATTGGAAGCTCTGAAGAAATGAAACTGGCCGTAGAGCAAGCACGGCTTGCTGCCAGAACACCCGTAACCATTCTACTTAGAGGGGAATCGGGTACAGGGAAAGAATTGTTTGCTCATGCGATACATAATGATAGCGACCGGAAGTATAACAAGTTTATTCGAGTAAATTGTGCAGCTATTTCAGAATCTCTACTTGAAAGTGAACTTTTTGGGTATGAAGAAGGTGCTTTCTCTGGTGCCAAGAGAGGTGGAAAGAGAGGGCTATTTGAAGAAGCAGACAATGGGAGTATTTTCCTTGATGAAATAGGTGAATTATCCTTAAACACTCAAGCGAAACTACTAAGAGTACTTCAAGAAAATGAAATCGTTCGTGTTGGAGGAACCAAGCCTATTTCCATCAATGTGCGAGTGATTGCGGCAACGAACATCAACCTCGAAAAAGGAATAGCTGACGGGAGTTTCCGAGAGGATTTATATTATCGCTTAAATAGGATGCCTATTCATATCCCTCCGCTAAGAAAGAGAAAGCAAGATATTAAAATGCTAAGTGAGCGGCTCCTTCATAAAATCAATCAAGATTATGGGAGAAATATCGAGGGGCTTAACGAGGGTGCTCTAAAAAAACTAATGGAGTACGGTTGGCCAGGAAATGTAAGGGAGCTTGAAAATGAATTAGGACGAGCTGTTATTTTTATGGATTTTCATGAGAAGATCCTTAAAAGTTCACATTTACAATTCCTAGGAAATAAGGGTGAGAAAAACGAAGACTCGAATTCTAACATGAAAAATACACAGGCCGACCAAGAAGAGCTTGCTCATTTAATGGATGAGTATGAAAAAGATGTTATTGAACAAAGGCTTAAGCAGCTTAAGGGAAATAAAACGGCGTGTGCGAAGTCATTAGGGATATCAGTGCGAAGTCTTTACTACAAACTTGAAAAATGGAATATTGAATAG
- the yqiS gene encoding phosphate butyryltransferase, with translation MDFQKLIEQVTQFEKKTVAVAAAEDLEVLEAISLAVQQNMSSFQLYGDKEMLTTMLDQHFPHLVKNKQVEIIHTLSQTSSAELAVKAVRQHEADVLMKGHIPTSTLLKAVLNKEIGLRTGKVLSHVAVFSVPGYERFIFVTDAAMNIAPDVSQKAQIIANAVKVAKSLGLETPKVAPLAAVEVVNPDMQASLDAALLTQMNRRGQITDCEVDGPLALDNAVSMEAAKHKGINSTVAGQADILLVPNIESGNILYKSLVYFSNASVGAVIEGAKAPIVLTSRADSAESKLYSLAVALHSSIKQ, from the coding sequence ATGGATTTTCAGAAGCTAATAGAACAAGTAACCCAATTTGAAAAGAAAACCGTTGCTGTAGCTGCTGCAGAGGATTTAGAAGTGCTGGAAGCAATATCTTTGGCAGTACAACAAAATATGAGCTCTTTTCAACTATATGGGGATAAGGAAATGCTAACAACAATGCTCGATCAACATTTCCCACATCTAGTTAAAAACAAACAGGTAGAAATCATTCATACTTTATCTCAAACTTCCAGTGCGGAGCTAGCAGTTAAAGCAGTCCGTCAACATGAAGCAGATGTATTGATGAAGGGTCATATACCAACTTCAACTTTATTGAAGGCAGTGTTAAATAAAGAAATTGGGCTAAGAACAGGTAAAGTGCTTTCGCATGTTGCCGTGTTTTCAGTCCCCGGTTATGAACGGTTTATTTTTGTGACAGATGCAGCTATGAACATTGCACCAGATGTATCACAAAAAGCACAAATTATCGCAAATGCAGTAAAGGTGGCAAAAAGCCTAGGGTTAGAAACCCCGAAGGTAGCCCCATTAGCAGCCGTAGAGGTCGTGAATCCAGACATGCAAGCATCACTTGATGCTGCCCTACTCACACAAATGAACCGACGTGGTCAAATTACTGATTGTGAGGTAGACGGTCCTCTTGCTCTTGACAACGCAGTTTCTATGGAAGCTGCCAAACATAAAGGCATCAATAGTACTGTTGCCGGACAAGCAGACATTTTGCTAGTTCCTAATATAGAGTCTGGAAATATTCTCTATAAGTCATTGGTTTATTTTTCAAATGCTAGTGTAGGTGCAGTCATTGAAGGGGCTAAAGCGCCAATCGTGTTAACGTCCCGTGCAGATTCTGCAGAGAGTAAACTATATTCTCTTGCAGTTGCTTTACATTCATCAATTAAACAATGA
- the bcd gene encoding branched-chain amino acid dehydrogenase: protein MEIFKYMEKYDYEQLVICQDKKSGLKAIIAIHDTTIGPALGGTRMWTYESEEAAIEDALRLAKGMTYKNAAAGLNLGGGKTVIIGDPRKDKNEDMFRAFGRYIQGLNGRYITAEDVGTTVEDMDLIHEETDFVTGISPAFGSSGNPSPVTAYGVYRGMKAAAKEAFGTDSLEGKKIAVQGVGNVAYTLCKHLHEEGAQLIVTDIHKDAVQRAVNDFGAKAVEPNEIYSVECDIFAPCALGAVINDETIPQIKAKVIAGAANNQLKESRHGDAIHEMGIVYAPDYVINAGGVINVADELYGYNRERALKKVELIYNNIEKVIEISKRDNIPTYMAADRMAEERIEKIKNTRSTFLQNGQHILSRRK, encoded by the coding sequence ATGGAAATCTTCAAATACATGGAAAAATATGATTATGAGCAGTTAGTCATTTGTCAGGATAAAAAATCAGGGTTAAAAGCAATTATTGCAATACATGACACTACAATTGGTCCGGCATTAGGTGGTACAAGAATGTGGACATACGAGAGTGAAGAAGCAGCAATCGAAGATGCTTTACGCTTGGCAAAAGGAATGACTTACAAAAATGCAGCTGCTGGTTTAAACCTTGGCGGTGGTAAAACGGTTATCATCGGTGATCCTAGAAAAGATAAAAATGAAGACATGTTCCGAGCTTTTGGCCGCTACATTCAAGGGTTAAATGGCCGCTACATTACAGCTGAAGACGTTGGTACAACAGTAGAGGATATGGACCTAATTCATGAAGAAACAGACTTTGTAACAGGGATTTCTCCAGCATTCGGTTCTTCAGGAAATCCATCACCAGTAACAGCTTACGGTGTATACCGTGGAATGAAGGCTGCTGCAAAAGAGGCATTTGGTACCGATTCTTTAGAAGGAAAGAAAATTGCTGTACAAGGTGTAGGAAACGTGGCTTATACATTATGTAAACACCTACACGAGGAAGGTGCACAACTTATTGTAACCGATATTCATAAAGATGCAGTTCAACGAGCAGTTAACGACTTTGGTGCGAAAGCAGTTGAACCTAATGAAATCTACTCTGTTGAATGTGATATTTTTGCACCATGTGCACTAGGGGCAGTCATCAACGATGAAACCATTCCACAAATTAAAGCAAAGGTAATTGCAGGAGCTGCAAATAATCAACTAAAGGAATCTCGTCATGGCGATGCGATTCATGAAATGGGTATTGTGTATGCTCCTGATTATGTTATTAACGCAGGTGGAGTTATTAACGTAGCTGATGAACTATACGGATACAATCGTGAAAGAGCACTTAAGAAGGTCGAGCTAATATACAACAATATTGAAAAGGTTATCGAGATTTCTAAGCGCGACAACATTCCAACCTATATGGCAGCTGACCGTATGGCAGAGGAAAGAATTGAGAAAATAAAAAATACTAGATCAACCTTTTTACAAAATGGTCAGCACATCTTAAGTAGAAGAAAATAA
- the buk gene encoding butyrate kinase has translation MVEKEYRILVINPGSTSTKIGVFDNERPVFEKTIRHDSNEIQSFNSIYEQYEFRKNTILEALDQEGMNLSKLSAVCGRGGLLRPIEGGTYEVNQAMLEDLKNGYAGQHASNLGGILAFEIAGGLNIPSFIVDPVVVDELSDVARVSGFSLIERKSIFHALNQKAVARRVAKELQKRYEEMRFIVVHMGGGITVGVHEYGKVVDVNNGLHGDGPFSPERAGTVPAGDLVQLCFSGDYFRDEIMKKLVGQGGLVGYLGTSDAVKVEKLIEKGDKKAKHVYDAMSYQIAKEIGSASTVLKGKVDAIIFTGGLAYGKVFVQSIIERVGWIADCIVKPGENELQALTEGALRVLRGEEDAKVYSVDGK, from the coding sequence TTGGTAGAAAAGGAATATCGCATTCTCGTCATTAACCCAGGTTCTACATCAACGAAGATAGGCGTTTTTGACAACGAGAGACCTGTATTCGAGAAGACGATCCGCCACGATTCAAATGAAATTCAAAGCTTCAACTCAATATATGAACAATATGAATTTCGAAAAAACACTATTCTAGAGGCCTTAGATCAAGAAGGAATGAACCTTTCTAAATTATCGGCAGTTTGCGGTAGAGGAGGATTACTTCGTCCTATTGAGGGAGGGACCTACGAAGTTAATCAAGCGATGCTTGAAGATTTGAAAAATGGATATGCAGGTCAACATGCTTCCAATCTTGGAGGGATATTAGCATTTGAAATCGCAGGTGGTTTAAATATCCCTTCCTTTATCGTAGATCCAGTGGTAGTAGATGAACTTTCAGACGTGGCTAGGGTTTCAGGGTTTTCTCTAATTGAAAGAAAAAGTATTTTCCATGCTCTTAACCAAAAAGCTGTCGCTAGAAGAGTGGCAAAAGAACTTCAAAAAAGATACGAGGAAATGCGTTTTATTGTTGTTCATATGGGTGGGGGAATTACAGTTGGTGTCCATGAATACGGAAAAGTCGTAGATGTAAATAATGGTCTACATGGAGATGGTCCGTTTTCTCCGGAACGTGCAGGAACGGTTCCAGCGGGGGATCTTGTGCAACTATGCTTTTCAGGTGACTATTTTAGAGATGAAATCATGAAAAAATTAGTGGGGCAAGGCGGATTAGTAGGGTATCTTGGAACTAGTGATGCTGTAAAAGTTGAGAAGTTAATAGAAAAGGGCGACAAAAAAGCAAAGCATGTATATGATGCAATGTCATATCAAATTGCCAAAGAGATTGGAAGTGCAAGTACTGTTCTTAAGGGTAAAGTAGATGCCATCATATTTACTGGCGGACTAGCTTATGGAAAGGTATTTGTGCAGAGTATTATTGAGCGAGTAGGCTGGATTGCAGATTGTATAGTTAAACCAGGAGAGAATGAACTCCAAGCATTAACTGAAGGGGCACTCCGTGTACTTCGTGGCGAAGAAGATGCAAAAGTATACAGCGTAGACGGTAAATAA
- the lpdA gene encoding dihydrolipoyl dehydrogenase codes for MATEFDLVILGGGTGGYVAAIRASQLGLKTAIVEKGKLGGTCLHKGCIPSKALLRSAEVYRTALEGDKFGVTINDVTLNFPKVQERKESIVSQLHKGVQHLMKQGKIEVYEGIGRILGPSIFSPMPGSISVEFADGKENEILIPKNVIIATGSKPRTLPGLEIDGEKVLTSDEALQLEKLPNSMIIVGGGVIGIEWASMLHDFGVEVTVLEYADRIIPTEDQEISKEMQRLMKKKGVKIVTGAKVLPDTLNKDNGVQISAEVKGKEETYQADQLLVSVGREANVNGIGLENTDIKVEKGVIVTNKHYQTKESHIYAIGDCIGGLQLAHVASHEGIVAVEHIARKNPAPIDYNLVSKCIYSSPEVASVGLTEQEAKEQNFNIKIGKFSFRAIGKALVFGESDGFVKIIADKDTDDILGVHMIGPHVTDMISEAGLAKVLDATPWEVAHTIHPHPTLSEAIGEAALAVDGLAIHS; via the coding sequence GTGGCTACAGAATTTGATCTCGTTATTTTGGGTGGCGGTACAGGCGGCTATGTTGCGGCAATTCGAGCTTCACAGCTTGGCTTGAAAACAGCCATCGTAGAAAAAGGTAAGCTTGGTGGAACATGCTTACATAAAGGATGTATTCCTTCTAAAGCGTTACTCCGAAGTGCAGAGGTATATCGAACGGCACTAGAGGGAGATAAATTTGGAGTTACGATTAACGATGTAACCCTCAATTTCCCTAAAGTACAGGAGAGAAAAGAGTCAATTGTTTCTCAATTACATAAAGGTGTTCAACACTTGATGAAACAAGGAAAAATAGAAGTGTATGAAGGGATTGGGAGAATTCTAGGACCTTCTATATTCTCTCCAATGCCAGGTTCCATTTCAGTAGAATTTGCAGATGGAAAAGAAAACGAAATTCTTATCCCCAAAAATGTAATCATTGCGACCGGTTCTAAGCCAAGAACACTTCCAGGGTTAGAGATTGACGGAGAAAAGGTGTTAACATCAGATGAAGCTCTTCAATTAGAAAAACTGCCAAACTCCATGATTATCGTAGGTGGAGGCGTAATAGGGATTGAGTGGGCGTCCATGCTCCATGATTTTGGAGTAGAAGTAACGGTGCTTGAGTACGCGGATCGGATTATTCCGACTGAAGACCAGGAAATTTCCAAAGAGATGCAACGCTTGATGAAGAAAAAAGGTGTGAAAATTGTTACTGGTGCAAAAGTTCTTCCTGATACGTTAAACAAAGATAATGGTGTTCAAATCAGTGCAGAAGTAAAAGGCAAAGAAGAAACATATCAAGCCGATCAATTATTAGTTTCTGTTGGACGAGAAGCAAATGTAAATGGAATTGGCTTGGAGAACACAGATATTAAAGTGGAAAAGGGAGTCATCGTTACAAATAAGCATTACCAAACGAAAGAATCACATATATATGCAATTGGTGACTGTATTGGTGGTTTGCAGCTTGCCCATGTAGCTAGTCATGAAGGGATTGTTGCTGTAGAACATATTGCTCGTAAAAATCCTGCACCTATTGATTATAACCTGGTGTCAAAATGTATCTATAGCAGTCCAGAAGTCGCTTCAGTTGGGTTAACAGAACAAGAGGCAAAAGAGCAAAACTTCAATATAAAAATTGGCAAATTCTCTTTCCGTGCCATTGGTAAAGCATTAGTATTTGGGGAGTCCGACGGATTTGTGAAAATTATTGCTGATAAAGATACGGATGATATACTAGGCGTCCATATGATTGGACCACATGTTACGGATATGATTTCTGAGGCTGGTTTAGCAAAAGTATTAGATGCAACACCTTGGGAAGTTGCACATACCATTCATCCTCATCCAACCTTATCTGAGGCGATTGGTGAAGCTGCACTTGCAGTCGATGGATTAGCAATTCATTCATAA
- a CDS encoding thiamine pyrophosphate-dependent dehydrogenase E1 component subunit alpha, with product MAEKRHEQLGLTNENVLEMYETMLLARRLDERQWLLNRSGKIPFVISCQGQEAAQIGAAFALDRSKDYVLPYYRDLGVVLTFGMTAKEIMLSAFAKAEDPNSGGRQMPGHFGQKKNRIVTGSSPVTTQVPHAVGVALAGRMEGKDLVTFVTFGEGSSNQGDFHEGANFAGVHKLPVIFMCENNKYAISVPIEKQLACEKVSDRAIGYGMPGVTVDGNDPLEVYAAVKEAADRGRRGEGPSLIETISYRLTPHSSDDDDRSYRAPEEVKDAKTKDPIITFGAYLKENGVMDDELEKQINDRVMGLVNEATEYAENAPYAEAEQALKYVYAENE from the coding sequence ATGGCTGAAAAACGTCATGAACAATTGGGGCTTACTAATGAAAACGTCCTTGAAATGTATGAAACCATGCTTTTAGCTCGTAGACTCGATGAAAGGCAATGGCTCTTAAACCGTTCAGGGAAAATTCCATTCGTTATTTCATGTCAAGGACAGGAAGCTGCCCAAATCGGTGCTGCTTTTGCTCTTGATCGTTCGAAGGATTATGTTTTACCTTATTACCGTGATTTAGGAGTAGTTTTAACATTTGGTATGACGGCAAAGGAAATTATGCTTTCTGCTTTCGCTAAGGCAGAAGACCCGAACTCAGGTGGTCGACAAATGCCTGGACACTTTGGTCAAAAGAAAAACCGAATTGTAACAGGTTCATCCCCTGTTACCACACAAGTTCCACACGCAGTAGGAGTGGCACTTGCTGGAAGAATGGAAGGGAAAGACCTAGTAACTTTCGTAACTTTTGGTGAAGGTTCATCAAACCAAGGAGATTTCCATGAAGGTGCCAACTTTGCTGGCGTACACAAATTACCTGTTATTTTCATGTGTGAAAATAATAAATATGCGATTTCAGTTCCAATTGAAAAACAATTGGCTTGTGAAAAAGTGTCAGATCGTGCAATTGGTTACGGAATGCCAGGAGTAACAGTAGACGGAAATGATCCTCTAGAAGTGTATGCAGCGGTTAAAGAAGCAGCAGATCGTGGTCGCAGAGGAGAAGGACCATCCCTGATTGAAACGATTTCCTATCGTTTAACTCCTCACTCCAGTGACGATGATGACAGAAGCTATCGTGCTCCTGAAGAAGTAAAGGATGCTAAAACGAAAGACCCAATTATCACCTTTGGCGCTTATTTAAAAGAAAACGGTGTGATGGATGATGAATTGGAAAAGCAAATAAATGACCGTGTAATGGGCTTGGTCAACGAAGCTACAGAATACGCAGAGAATGCACCATATGCAGAAGCAGAACAAGCTTTGAAGTATGTGTATGCTGAGAATGAATAA
- a CDS encoding alpha-ketoacid dehydrogenase subunit beta has translation MPVISYIDAVKMAIKEEMERDSKVFILGEDVGLKGGVFKATEGLYDQFGEERVIDTPLAESAIAGVAIGAAMYGMRPIAEMQFADFIMPAVNQIISEAARIRYRSNNDWSCPLVVRAPFGGGVHGALYHSQSVEAVFANQPGLKIVIPSTPYDVKGLLKAAIRDEDPVLFFEHKRAYRLIKGEVPDDDYVLPIGKADVKREGEDITVITYGLCVHFALQAAERLAEDGISAHILDLRTVYPLDREAIVEAASKTGKVLLLTEDNLEGSIMSEVSAIISEECLFELDAPIKRLAGPNVPAMPYAPTMEKYFMVNPDKVEKAMRELAEF, from the coding sequence ATGCCAGTTATCTCTTATATAGATGCTGTTAAAATGGCTATTAAAGAGGAAATGGAACGTGACTCTAAGGTGTTTATCCTTGGGGAAGACGTTGGATTAAAAGGTGGAGTGTTTAAGGCCACTGAGGGTTTATACGATCAATTCGGTGAGGAGAGAGTTATTGATACTCCTCTAGCAGAATCAGCAATCGCTGGTGTTGCAATTGGGGCAGCTATGTATGGAATGAGACCAATTGCTGAGATGCAGTTTGCCGATTTCATCATGCCTGCTGTGAACCAAATTATTTCAGAAGCAGCTCGAATTCGGTACCGTTCAAACAATGATTGGAGCTGTCCACTTGTAGTCAGAGCTCCATTTGGTGGAGGAGTCCATGGGGCACTTTATCACTCGCAATCCGTTGAAGCTGTATTTGCGAACCAACCAGGGTTAAAGATTGTCATCCCATCTACACCTTATGATGTTAAAGGGTTATTAAAGGCTGCTATTCGAGATGAAGATCCTGTTTTATTCTTTGAACATAAACGTGCCTACCGTTTAATCAAAGGTGAAGTTCCTGATGATGATTATGTACTACCAATCGGGAAAGCAGATGTAAAACGTGAAGGTGAAGACATTACTGTCATTACATATGGATTATGTGTTCATTTTGCACTTCAAGCAGCTGAAAGATTAGCCGAAGATGGTATTTCAGCTCATATCCTTGATTTAAGAACGGTGTATCCACTAGATCGTGAAGCGATTGTTGAAGCTGCTTCTAAAACTGGAAAAGTATTATTGCTAACGGAAGATAATTTAGAAGGTAGCATTATGAGTGAGGTATCTGCCATTATCTCAGAAGAATGCTTATTCGAATTAGATGCACCAATTAAGCGTCTAGCAGGACCTAATGTTCCAGCGATGCCTTATGCACCTACAATGGAAAAATACTTTATGGTAAACCCTGACAAAGTTGAAAAGGCAATGAGAGAACTAGCTGAATTTTAA
- a CDS encoding dihydrolipoamide acetyltransferase family protein, protein MGMEQMKMPQLGESVTEGTISKWLVSAGDHVNKYDPIAEVMTDKVNAEVPSSFTGTIKELVANEGDTLEVGEVICTIEVEGGGAAAPANEAKPAEETEGNAEVSKPAAQTDAPNKARYSPAVLKLSQEHGIDLNQVTGTGAGGRITRKDLQKLIESGNVPQAGSAPKEVASTPSAPTTEEKPQEAAKPAPTPAAGPQVTAAPGDKEIPVTGVRKAIAANMLKSKHEIPHAWTMMEVDVTNLVAYRDSLKAEFKQKEGFNLTYFAFFVKAVSQALKEFPEINSTWAGDKIIQRKDINISIAVATEDALYVPVIKHADEKSIKGIGRDINELAAKVRTNKLTGDDMKGGTFTVNNTGSFGSVQSMGIINHPQAAILQVESIVKRPVVMNNGMIAVRDMVNLCLSLDHRVLDGLICGRFLQRIKEILENINPDNTSIY, encoded by the coding sequence ATGGGAATGGAACAAATGAAAATGCCTCAGCTTGGTGAGAGTGTAACAGAAGGTACGATATCTAAATGGTTAGTGTCTGCAGGGGATCATGTAAACAAGTATGATCCAATTGCAGAAGTCATGACTGATAAGGTAAATGCAGAGGTACCTTCCTCTTTCACTGGTACGATTAAAGAATTAGTAGCAAACGAAGGAGATACGCTTGAGGTAGGAGAAGTTATTTGCACAATTGAAGTTGAGGGTGGTGGAGCAGCGGCTCCAGCAAATGAAGCAAAACCTGCTGAAGAAACAGAAGGAAATGCTGAAGTAAGCAAACCAGCAGCACAAACAGATGCTCCTAACAAAGCACGTTATTCACCAGCTGTTTTAAAGCTTTCACAAGAACATGGAATTGACTTAAACCAAGTAACAGGGACAGGGGCTGGAGGACGAATTACAAGAAAAGACCTCCAAAAGCTGATTGAGTCTGGAAATGTTCCACAAGCAGGATCAGCACCTAAAGAAGTAGCTTCCACACCAAGTGCCCCAACTACGGAAGAGAAACCTCAGGAGGCAGCAAAACCGGCACCAACCCCAGCTGCTGGACCGCAAGTAACAGCAGCACCTGGAGATAAAGAAATTCCGGTTACAGGTGTTCGTAAAGCAATCGCTGCTAACATGCTGAAGAGTAAACACGAAATCCCTCACGCATGGACGATGATGGAAGTAGATGTAACGAACTTAGTGGCTTACCGTGATTCTCTAAAGGCAGAGTTTAAGCAGAAAGAAGGCTTTAACTTAACTTACTTTGCATTCTTTGTAAAAGCTGTATCTCAAGCTTTAAAAGAGTTCCCTGAAATCAACTCTACTTGGGCTGGAGACAAAATTATACAAAGAAAAGATATCAACATCTCCATTGCGGTAGCAACAGAAGATGCATTATATGTACCAGTAATCAAACATGCCGACGAAAAGTCCATTAAAGGAATCGGTCGTGATATTAATGAACTAGCGGCAAAAGTTCGCACAAATAAACTAACTGGGGACGACATGAAAGGTGGAACCTTTACAGTTAATAACACTGGTTCATTTGGTTCTGTCCAATCTATGGGAATTATCAATCATCCTCAGGCTGCCATCCTTCAGGTTGAGTCCATTGTGAAACGTCCTGTTGTGATGAACAACGGTATGATTGCGGTCCGAGATATGGTTAATCTATGTCTATCACTAGATCACCGTGTGTTAGATGGACTTATTTGTGGTCGTTTCTTGCAACGAATTAAGGAAATTTTGGAGAATATCAATCCTGATAATACATCTATTTATTAA